The following coding sequences are from one uncultured Desulfobacter sp. window:
- a CDS encoding KamA family radical SAM protein, with translation MSNKIEHNHSEENHSAVWEKIMAGAVRDPAELCRRLKISDENVNLNPDFPMLVPEPFLQRIKPLDSSDPVLLQVLPRKDESIVTPGFTTDPVGENGHLRPEGTLSKYYGRSLIVTGNLCSTHCRFCFRRHLLRPGVDNNSLPGGFSIDPEAIATRFGADPTLHEVILSGGDPLMLSDKQLGNLISQLNRIPSVKRVRIHTRMPIIIPQRITEDLLSVLGKRNRSGSSAMTILVLHVNHPNELDAEVCRSIEKLIDSGIVLLSQTVLLRQVNDSLPALADLFERLVDIGVIPYYLHQLDRVAGAAHFEVSPAKGCRLITKLRRRLPGYAVPRYVREIPGEPGKVVIK, from the coding sequence ATGAGCAATAAAATAGAGCACAACCATTCAGAAGAAAACCATTCGGCCGTGTGGGAAAAAATTATGGCCGGGGCCGTAAGAGATCCTGCCGAATTATGTCGCCGCCTGAAAATTTCAGACGAAAATGTGAATTTAAATCCGGATTTCCCCATGCTTGTGCCGGAACCGTTTTTGCAGCGCATAAAACCCTTAGATTCCTCGGACCCGGTTTTACTCCAGGTGCTTCCCAGAAAAGATGAATCAATTGTCACGCCGGGGTTTACAACCGACCCCGTTGGTGAAAACGGCCATTTAAGGCCAGAAGGCACCCTCTCCAAATACTACGGCCGTTCTCTCATCGTAACAGGCAATCTGTGCAGTACCCACTGCCGGTTCTGCTTCAGACGACATCTGCTGCGTCCAGGCGTAGATAATAACAGCCTGCCGGGGGGCTTCAGCATAGATCCGGAAGCCATTGCGACCCGATTTGGGGCGGACCCCACACTCCACGAGGTCATTCTCAGCGGCGGTGATCCTTTGATGCTAAGCGACAAACAACTTGGCAATCTCATTTCCCAGCTCAACCGGATTCCAAGTGTAAAAAGAGTCAGAATTCACACCAGGATGCCGATAATTATTCCCCAGCGAATTACCGAAGATCTACTCAGCGTTCTTGGCAAAAGAAACCGTTCCGGCAGTAGCGCCATGACGATTCTTGTACTGCACGTAAACCACCCCAATGAACTTGATGCCGAGGTTTGCCGGTCAATCGAAAAATTAATTGATTCAGGAATTGTTTTATTGAGCCAAACCGTACTTTTACGACAGGTGAATGATTCGTTACCTGCATTGGCTGACCTGTTTGAACGTCTGGTCGATATCGGAGTGATACCGTATTATCTCCACCAACTGGATCGGGTTGCGGGCGCAGCTCACTTTGAAGTTTCGCCTGCAAAGGGATGTCGCCTGATAACAAAACTAAGGAGACGATTGCCGGGATATGCAGTCCCACGCTATGTCAGAGAGATACCAGGGGAGCCGGGAAAGGTTGTAATAAAGTAG
- a CDS encoding AURKAIP1/COX24 domain-containing protein produces MGSVIKKRRKKMRKHKHRKLLAKTRHQRKKK; encoded by the coding sequence TTGGGTAGCGTTATTAAAAAGAGAAGAAAAAAAATGCGCAAGCATAAACATAGAAAGCTCCTTGCCAAAACCAGGCATCAAAGAAAGAAAAAATAG
- a CDS encoding FmdB family zinc ribbon protein, with protein MPVYEYQCSGCGHIEEVFQKISESPLEVCPRCSGSLKKIISQSTFHLKGSGWYVTDYGGTNAGSKPKDQSSSKSEKPASKSDSK; from the coding sequence ATGCCGGTTTACGAGTACCAATGCAGTGGGTGCGGACATATAGAAGAGGTTTTTCAAAAAATTTCGGAGTCCCCCCTGGAAGTTTGTCCCAGGTGCAGTGGTAGCCTAAAAAAGATTATTTCCCAAAGCACCTTTCACCTCAAAGGGTCCGGGTGGTATGTAACGGATTACGGTGGAACCAATGCCGGTTCCAAACCCAAAGACCAGTCATCGTCAAAGTCAGAAAAGCCGGCGTCAAAATCAGATTCAAAGTAG
- the hflC gene encoding protease modulator HflC, which translates to MEETNNNIGRVPAVLLGIVIIAAFVIYNSAYVVDETEQVVITQFGRIVGDAKTTPGLKFKVPFIQKVNYFPKILLEWDGDPGQIPTKDKTYIWVDTFARWRISDPIVYFQTVKDEFSALKRLDDIIDPAMRDLISAYPLVESVRNTDRPMDTFDAIQGLEAKEGEDSPKRKVRYQVDLGRAEIARQIEKQAGEKLAEFGIQVEDVKIKRINYIDSVRSSVYDRMIAERNQIAEKFRAEGQGEASNIRGEKERELQVVKSQAYKQAQEIKGKADAQAARIYAAAYGKDPEFYAFVKTMDLYQKALEKDSTVILSTDSELMKYFKKSSN; encoded by the coding sequence ATGGAAGAGACAAACAATAACATTGGAAGGGTACCTGCCGTTCTGCTGGGGATCGTTATCATTGCGGCCTTCGTTATATATAATTCTGCCTATGTGGTGGATGAAACTGAACAGGTGGTCATCACCCAGTTCGGGCGTATTGTGGGCGATGCGAAAACAACGCCGGGATTAAAGTTTAAAGTGCCGTTTATTCAGAAGGTGAACTATTTCCCCAAAATTTTACTTGAATGGGATGGCGATCCGGGACAGATTCCCACAAAAGATAAAACATATATCTGGGTGGATACCTTTGCCCGGTGGCGGATCAGTGATCCCATTGTCTATTTCCAGACAGTGAAGGATGAATTTTCCGCGCTCAAAAGGCTGGATGACATTATCGATCCGGCCATGCGCGATTTAATTTCTGCATACCCGCTTGTGGAGAGTGTACGGAATACGGATCGGCCCATGGATACCTTTGACGCCATCCAGGGGCTTGAGGCCAAGGAAGGGGAGGATTCTCCCAAACGAAAGGTTCGCTATCAGGTGGATTTAGGCCGGGCTGAAATTGCCCGGCAGATAGAAAAACAGGCCGGAGAAAAATTGGCGGAATTCGGTATTCAGGTCGAGGATGTTAAAATTAAACGCATCAATTATATCGACAGTGTGCGCAGTTCCGTCTATGACCGTATGATTGCCGAAAGAAATCAGATCGCAGAAAAATTCAGGGCGGAAGGTCAAGGTGAAGCCAGCAACATCCGAGGCGAGAAGGAACGGGAGTTGCAGGTTGTAAAGTCCCAGGCGTATAAGCAGGCCCAGGAAATAAAAGGTAAGGCGGATGCCCAAGCGGCGCGGATTTATGCTGCGGCCTATGGTAAGGATCCTGAGTTTTATGCCTTTGTCAAGACCATGGATCTGTATCAAAAGGCGCTTGAAAAGGATAGTACGGTTATCTTGTCAACAGATTCTGAGTTGATGAAGTATTTTAAGAAAAGTTCAAATTAG
- a CDS encoding DUF721 domain-containing protein translates to MNKKTSAAHLTHISDILAKALPKYRPAQQTEITMIWDVWDSALGNPIAQNAKPDTFKNGLLQVTVSSSVWIQQLKFLEKGMVANLNAQLNSPLITKLRFKIGEIHY, encoded by the coding sequence ATGAATAAAAAAACAAGTGCCGCCCACTTGACGCATATCAGTGATATACTTGCAAAGGCGTTGCCAAAATACAGGCCGGCACAGCAAACAGAGATTACGATGATATGGGATGTATGGGATTCGGCATTGGGAAACCCCATCGCACAGAACGCAAAACCGGACACCTTTAAAAACGGTCTTTTGCAGGTCACCGTATCAAGCTCGGTGTGGATACAGCAACTCAAATTTCTGGAAAAAGGGATGGTTGCGAACCTGAATGCACAGCTCAACAGCCCCTTAATTACAAAGCTGCGGTTTAAAATTGGAGAAATACACTACTGA
- the hflK gene encoding FtsH protease activity modulator HflK: protein MNWDWEKLRENQKKYEQKQGGGGPGMPTPPQMDDLLNKFKGFKFSGIFFVIILIIILMMGVSTVFTIGRSEVGVIQRFGKYNRLAQPGLNFKMPAGIEKVTKVNVRQVETEEFGFKTYNGSSTYRSPAESSRQEASLMLTGDLNVAVVPWIVQYRRSDPRAYLFNVKDVRSLLRHMSEATMRTVVGDRSINEVISSRAEIASAAKQMLQTEMDNAQAGISIVNIEMKKTNVPEPVQASFNEVNQAIQEKEQTIYKAREEYNKAIPLARGEAKRVIKDAEGYAIDRVNRAQGDAAKFKAIYDAYVQAKDVTRKRMYLESMLKVLPKLENKYIIDSDQKNLLPFVNMGAKLSGQTLQKGE from the coding sequence ATGAATTGGGATTGGGAAAAACTTCGAGAAAATCAAAAAAAGTACGAACAAAAACAAGGCGGAGGTGGGCCGGGGATGCCTACGCCGCCCCAGATGGATGACCTGTTAAACAAATTTAAAGGGTTTAAGTTTTCCGGCATCTTTTTTGTAATTATTCTTATCATTATTTTGATGATGGGCGTTTCCACCGTTTTTACCATAGGACGAAGTGAAGTCGGCGTGATTCAGCGTTTCGGCAAGTACAATCGTCTGGCCCAGCCCGGTCTGAATTTCAAAATGCCCGCAGGCATCGAAAAGGTGACCAAGGTAAATGTCAGGCAGGTTGAGACCGAAGAGTTCGGATTTAAAACGTACAACGGGAGTAGTACCTATCGTTCGCCTGCGGAATCTTCCAGGCAGGAGGCATCCTTAATGCTCACCGGCGACCTTAACGTTGCCGTTGTGCCCTGGATTGTCCAGTACCGGCGATCCGACCCCCGGGCCTATCTGTTTAATGTCAAAGATGTCAGATCCCTCTTGCGGCATATGTCCGAAGCAACCATGAGAACCGTTGTGGGAGACAGGAGCATCAATGAGGTGATTTCAAGTCGTGCGGAAATTGCCAGTGCGGCCAAACAAATGCTTCAAACGGAAATGGACAATGCCCAGGCCGGTATCAGCATCGTCAACATTGAAATGAAAAAAACCAATGTGCCGGAACCGGTGCAGGCCTCTTTTAATGAGGTTAACCAGGCCATTCAGGAAAAAGAGCAGACCATTTACAAAGCCCGGGAAGAATATAATAAGGCCATTCCCCTGGCCCGGGGCGAAGCAAAACGTGTAATCAAAGACGCCGAAGGGTATGCCATCGACCGGGTGAACCGCGCCCAGGGTGATGCAGCCAAATTCAAAGCCATCTATGATGCATATGTCCAGGCTAAGGATGTGACGCGCAAGCGGATGTATCTGGAATCTATGCTTAAGGTGCTGCCCAAACTTGAAAATAAATATATCATTGATTCAGATCAGAAAAACTTGCTGCCGTTCGTGAATATGGGGGCAAAGTTGTCCGGTCAAACCCTTCAGAAAGGTGAATAG
- a CDS encoding methyltransferase has product MEKYTTDWLFGGKLSLVQPTQGYRYSMDPFVLCSQVSSACSADCILDIGCGCGIIPVILGYCFPKAHITGVEIQTELADIAMQNVVNNNLGQTISIVNADIKNINPAPQNELFDLVLSNPPYKKHNTGRLNPDIQKAVARHEIAIDIQTLTAKADTLLRHGGRFMVIFPFERLQDIEQAIQATAIRPEWIRHVHTGQKKPPKRVIFSGRKDITVTKRILPPMFLSSNNIADMNLLSKRINP; this is encoded by the coding sequence TTGGAGAAATACACTACTGATTGGCTTTTCGGGGGAAAGCTGTCTCTGGTACAGCCGACCCAAGGCTATCGTTACAGCATGGACCCCTTTGTACTCTGCAGTCAGGTTTCATCCGCCTGTTCGGCGGATTGTATCCTTGATATCGGATGCGGCTGTGGCATTATTCCTGTTATACTGGGATATTGCTTTCCCAAAGCCCATATTACCGGCGTTGAGATTCAAACGGAACTTGCTGACATTGCAATGCAAAACGTCGTTAATAACAACCTTGGGCAAACAATATCAATTGTTAACGCGGACATTAAAAACATCAACCCCGCCCCCCAAAACGAACTGTTCGACCTTGTCCTATCAAACCCCCCGTATAAAAAGCACAATACAGGAAGATTGAACCCGGATATCCAAAAAGCCGTCGCCCGGCATGAAATTGCCATAGACATCCAGACGCTTACCGCAAAAGCGGACACATTGCTTCGACACGGGGGCCGTTTTATGGTCATCTTTCCTTTCGAACGACTGCAGGACATAGAACAGGCAATCCAGGCAACAGCCATCCGTCCGGAGTGGATACGCCACGTTCATACGGGACAGAAAAAACCACCCAAGCGTGTTATCTTCTCGGGACGCAAGGATATAACCGTCACCAAACGTATTCTGCCCCCCATGTTCCTGTCGTCGAACAATATCGCTGATATGAATTTACTATCCAAGCGCATTAACCCTTGA